The following proteins are encoded in a genomic region of Macrobrachium nipponense isolate FS-2020 chromosome 44, ASM1510439v2, whole genome shotgun sequence:
- the LOC135203975 gene encoding uncharacterized protein LOC135203975: MKLTVLIFASLYAAVECGLVQGYSLLTPGPSGFGGFGGSSNAKVTHSRINARTPTHERKLPRPIGPPANIPLPKVEHNILFVRLPEGGGDLEPIVVPPPHQKNIVYALKKGTAVGGQKVINVPAPPKSQPEVYFVNYGDGQNPTLPGGVDLQTALNSAVHQGVGQVIGGGSGGGISGGIISRDGISGGIISGGISSDFGVSGGGGIIPGDSISGSSISGDSTSGSSISGNSTSGGSISGGSISGGSISGDSISGTSISGGSSSGSSISGDSISGTSISGGSSNGGSISVYTAVAASMETPSEAAASLEVPSAVAASLEAPAAVAASLGTPLAVAASLETPSAVPASLETPSAVAASLESPSLEASHLHPLVSTPFLKQ; this comes from the exons ATGAAGCTTACGGTACTG ATTTTCGCGTCCCTCTACGCTGCAGTGGAATGTGGTTTGGTGCAGGGCTACTCCTTGCTCACTCCGGGACCCTCTGGTTTCGGTGGTTTCGGTGGGAGcagtaatgctaaggtcacacattcacgtatcaacgcacgcacgcccacgcatgagcggaaattg CCCCGTCCCATTGGACCGCCAGCTAACATTCCCCTGCCCAAGGTCGAGCACAATATCCTGTTCGTGCGTCTGCCAGAGGGCGGCGGCGACCTGGAGCCAATTGTCGTACCCCCGCCCCACCAGAAGAACATCGTGTACGCCCTAAAGAAGGGAACTGCAGTCGGTGGACAGAAGGTCATCAACGTCCCAGCACCACCCAAGAGCCAGCCTGAGGTCTACTTCGTCAATTACGGCGACGGCCAGAACCCGACTCTCCCAGGAGGCGTGGACCTCCAAACGGCTCTAAACAGCGCCGTTCATCAAGGGGTCGGGCAGGTCATTGGAGGTGGATCGGGTGGTGGCATCTCTGGTGGCATTATCTCCAGAGATGGCATCTCTGGCGGTATCATTTCAGGTGGCATTTCTTCTGATTTTGGTGTTTCTGGAGGAGGGGGCAtcattcctggagactccatCAGCGGCAGCAGCATCTCTGGAGACTCCACCAGTGGTAGCAGTATCTCTGGAAACTCCACCAGCGGTGGCAGCATCTCTGGAGGCTCCATCAGCGGTGGCAGCATCTCTGGAGACTCCATCAGTGGTACCAGCATCTCTGGAGGCTCCAGCAGCGGTAGCAGCATCTCTGGAGACTCCATCAGCGGTACCAGCATCTCTGGAGGCTCCAGCAACGGTGGCAGCATCTCTGTCTACACCGCGGTAGCAGCATCTATGGAGACTCCATCAGAGGCAGCAGCATCTCTGGAGGTTCCATCTGCGGTGGCAGCATCTCTGGAGGCTCCAGCAGCGGTGGCAGCATCTCTGGGGACTCCATTAGCGGTAGCAGCATCTCTGGAGACTCCATCAGCGGTACCAGCATCTCTGGAGACTCCATCAGCAGTGGCAGCTTCTCTGGAGTCTCCATCTCTGGAGGCATCTCATCTACACCCTCTGGTCTCCACTCCCTTCCTTAAACAATGA